The Enterococcus rotai genome includes a window with the following:
- a CDS encoding ABC transporter ATP-binding protein, with translation MLEVKNLSYCYNDQTILKNINYSFEKGKIYSIVGVSGVGKSTFLSVISGLEFLQEGQVFYNQKEVSNYVKYRKSISYIFQSFNLVSYLSAIDNIKLGLAIHQKKDRSVLPFVQTILNQLDIKGENQTKKSAQLSGGQQQRVSIARAVALDTDLIIADEPTGNLDRGNAKEVMNLFKQLKEKGKCIIVVTHDPIIEQQSDVVLTIKEGQLFKLN, from the coding sequence ATGCTTGAAGTCAAAAATTTATCTTATTGTTATAATGATCAAACAATATTGAAAAATATTAACTATTCATTTGAAAAAGGAAAAATATATTCAATTGTCGGAGTATCTGGTGTTGGAAAATCAACGTTTCTTTCCGTAATATCAGGATTAGAGTTTCTCCAAGAAGGACAGGTTTTTTACAATCAAAAAGAAGTAAGTAATTACGTCAAATATAGAAAGTCAATCAGTTATATTTTTCAATCTTTTAACTTAGTCTCATATTTATCAGCAATTGATAACATCAAGTTAGGCTTAGCAATCCATCAGAAAAAAGATAGAAGTGTTCTTCCTTTTGTTCAAACAATTCTTAATCAGTTAGATATTAAAGGAGAGAATCAAACCAAGAAAAGTGCTCAATTATCGGGTGGCCAACAGCAAAGAGTATCGATTGCAAGAGCAGTTGCTTTAGATACGGACTTGATTATTGCTGATGAACCAACAGGAAATTTAGATAGAGGTAATGCTAAAGAAGTGATGAATCTATTTAAACAATTAAAAGAAAAGGGAAAATGTATCATCGTTGTGACACATGATCCCATAATAGAACAACAATCTGATGTAGTACTGACTATTAAAGAAGGCCAATTATTTAAATTAAATTAA